The following proteins come from a genomic window of Elgaria multicarinata webbii isolate HBS135686 ecotype San Diego chromosome 10, rElgMul1.1.pri, whole genome shotgun sequence:
- the PIGY gene encoding phosphatidylinositol N-acetylglucosaminyltransferase subunit Y — protein MFLSLPTMTVLVPLLSLAGLFYSASTDDNFPQGCTSTTSLCFYSLLLPVTIPVYVFFHLWTWMGLKLFRHN, from the coding sequence atgttCCTGTCGCTCCCTACGATGACTGTTCTGGTCCCACTGTTGTCTTTAGCTGGCCTGTTCTATTCAGCCAGCACGGATGACAACTTCCCTCAGGGCTGCACAAGTACAACCAGCCTGTGTTTCTACAGCCTGCTGCTGCCAGTTACTATCCCCGTTTATGTGTTCTTCCACCTTTGGACCTGGATGGGCCTTAAGCTGTTTCGCCACAACTAG